Proteins encoded within one genomic window of Thermodesulfovibrionales bacterium:
- a CDS encoding M56 family metallopeptidase gives MDIANFLNTYPGMYLAQSVFHSFIAAVVVDRAFVIWRIKDPLVKQRFRLIVVLVPVFSFPLYQVLNPDRGSLSFRAEAIFNINGWLTPTLWGTISAGFLFFGLLLITTAIFLFQELIPVVRHTFESKGPDPDMEEAGEHSVVGQALRGLSGERPGVYVIDDEEFILFSTTGKNAAIFLSTELVSALTVDEMQAAIAHELAHIMRNKRPFLVVVFFLRILMFFNPVVLLEFRRIVQEEEKICDDMAVALTQNPHALSETLKKLYYKGKALQLVQFQDITRLRESLEEFSHNIHIESRILRLEEGPGEREGKAWLQLTLTLVVIITINYFIV, from the coding sequence ATGGATATTGCGAACTTTCTTAATACCTATCCAGGCATGTATCTGGCTCAGTCGGTCTTCCATTCCTTCATCGCTGCCGTCGTCGTGGACCGGGCCTTTGTGATATGGAGGATTAAAGACCCCTTGGTGAAACAGAGGTTTCGTCTCATCGTGGTCTTGGTTCCTGTTTTCTCTTTCCCCCTTTATCAGGTATTGAACCCAGACAGGGGTTCCCTCTCTTTCCGCGCGGAGGCGATTTTTAATATCAACGGATGGCTGACCCCGACATTGTGGGGGACGATTTCGGCGGGGTTTCTCTTCTTCGGCCTTTTGCTTATTACAACCGCGATATTTCTCTTTCAGGAGCTTATCCCTGTGGTGAGGCATACATTCGAATCGAAAGGACCAGACCCGGACATGGAGGAGGCCGGCGAGCATTCCGTCGTCGGTCAGGCGCTGCGCGGACTGTCCGGAGAAAGGCCCGGCGTCTATGTTATCGATGATGAGGAGTTCATCCTGTTTTCGACCACCGGCAAAAACGCCGCGATCTTTCTCTCGACGGAACTCGTCAGCGCGCTCACGGTTGACGAGATGCAGGCGGCGATCGCCCACGAACTCGCGCATATTATGAGGAACAAGCGGCCTTTTCTCGTTGTTGTTTTTTTTCTCCGAATACTCATGTTCTTCAATCCCGTGGTCCTTCTCGAATTCAGGAGGATCGTGCAGGAAGAAGAAAAAATCTGCGACGATATGGCGGTCGCTCTAACGCAGAACCCCCACGCACTTTCGGAAACCCTGAAGAAGCTCTATTATAAAGGTAAAGCTCTGCAACTCGTGCAGTTTCAAGATATTACCCGCCTGAGGGAATCACTCGAGGAATTCAGCCATAATATTCATATAGAGAGCAGGATTCTGAGGCTCGAAGAGGGTCCGGGGGAGCGTGAGGGGAAGGCCTGGCTGCAATTGACACTTACCCTGGTTGTGATAATCACGATAAACTACTTTATTGTTTGA
- a CDS encoding amidohydrolase family protein, translating into MKLQGFVDLHTHGFGRYDTRTTDPEAILKMAELHAKAGASAVLPTIYSGSMSDMREQIEAVRRAMEMQKATAPHEHAASILGVHLEGPFLNPLRSGALREDSFIRPSLNSLKKLLDGHEEVVRIMTIAPEIPGALRVIEASVARGIRVNMGHSEATLREALEGKSAGATGVTHIFNAMRPFHHREPGLAGFGMLDRDTYSEVIADGVHLHRETLKLIFSVKRWDRIVLVSDSVKGAKIAGKPLHGAEGVLIGGGGGIADAVHVLEEEGIPLEAIREAGIVNPRRMLGMEVVS; encoded by the coding sequence ATGAAACTTCAGGGTTTTGTCGATCTCCATACTCACGGATTCGGCAGATACGACACGCGCACTACCGACCCGGAGGCTATACTGAAAATGGCCGAGCTTCATGCAAAGGCAGGCGCCTCAGCGGTCCTTCCGACAATCTATTCAGGCTCAATGAGCGACATGAGGGAGCAGATTGAGGCTGTCAGAAGGGCCATGGAAATGCAGAAGGCGACAGCCCCTCATGAGCACGCAGCGAGTATACTCGGTGTCCACCTTGAAGGCCCTTTTCTCAACCCCCTCCGGAGCGGTGCGCTGCGGGAAGACTCATTTATAAGGCCGTCCCTCAATTCGCTGAAGAAGTTGCTGGACGGGCATGAGGAGGTCGTCAGGATAATGACGATCGCGCCTGAAATCCCCGGGGCGTTGCGGGTCATCGAAGCATCTGTTGCCCGGGGAATCAGGGTGAATATGGGCCATTCCGAGGCAACGCTCAGAGAGGCTTTGGAGGGCAAGAGCGCAGGTGCAACAGGGGTCACCCACATCTTCAATGCGATGAGGCCCTTCCATCACCGGGAACCGGGTCTTGCCGGCTTCGGGATGCTCGACAGGGACACCTATAGTGAAGTGATTGCGGACGGCGTGCATCTTCATCGTGAGACGTTGAAACTCATCTTCTCGGTAAAGAGATGGGACAGGATCGTCCTTGTATCCGATTCCGTCAAGGGGGCGAAGATCGCGGGGAAACCTCTCCACGGAGCGGAGGGAGTCCTTATCGGCGGAGGCGGGGGCATCGCAGATGCGGTTCACGTGCTCGAAGAAGAGGGGATACCCCTTGAGGCGATACGAGAGGCAGGGATAGTCAACCCCCGGAGAATGCTCGGGATGGAGGTTGTTTCATGA
- the phoU gene encoding phosphate signaling complex protein PhoU: protein MIFEDELKRLKETILKMGGMVESAVKEAVHALVERDNELARRVIERDHQVNTLDVEIDEESIRLIALMQPKAGDLRFITTAMKITTDLERMGDMAVNIAERALELNEEPLLKPYIDIPRMSQIAQGMTRDALDAFVRKDKRLAMDVIMRDDEVDTLKHDVLQELAFFMVQDPTTVTRAMKISFIAQYLERIADHATNISEMVIYLVEGKIIRHMELPSENK, encoded by the coding sequence GGGGCATGGTGGAGAGTGCGGTCAAAGAGGCTGTTCATGCTCTTGTTGAAAGAGATAACGAGCTCGCCAGGCGCGTCATAGAGAGAGATCATCAGGTGAATACCCTCGACGTCGAGATCGATGAGGAGTCTATCCGCCTCATCGCGTTGATGCAGCCGAAGGCGGGTGATCTCCGGTTCATAACGACGGCGATGAAGATTACCACCGACCTCGAAAGGATGGGAGATATGGCGGTCAATATCGCCGAGAGGGCGCTTGAGCTGAATGAAGAGCCGCTTCTCAAGCCCTACATAGACATTCCGAGGATGAGTCAGATTGCGCAGGGAATGACGAGAGATGCCCTCGATGCCTTTGTGAGAAAAGACAAGAGGCTCGCCATGGACGTGATCATGAGAGACGACGAAGTGGATACCCTGAAGCATGACGTCTTGCAGGAACTCGCCTTTTTCATGGTCCAGGACCCGACGACCGTTACGAGGGCGATGAAGATAAGCTTTATCGCTCAATACCTGGAGCGCATCGCCGACCATGCAACGAATATCTCCGAAATGGTTATCTACCTTGTTGAGGGCAAGATAATTCGGCACATGGAATTGCCTTCCGAAAATAAGTAA